In a genomic window of Glycine max cultivar Williams 82 chromosome 13, Glycine_max_v4.0, whole genome shotgun sequence:
- the LOC102667915 gene encoding uncharacterized protein, with the protein MPLQSIIEVEVFDCWGIDFVGPLPSSYGNEYILVAVDYVSKWVEAVDVPKNVAKIVVLGHYSVTHKVASPYHLQMNGQAEVFNRELKKILEKIVASTRRDWAIKLDDSLWAYRIAFKTPIGLSPFQMVYAKACHLPVEMEHKTYWALKFLNFDEVKAYHDKKLLKKDLQPGQQVLLFNSRLKLFLGKLKSKWSGPFTIKEVKPYRVMELMDPQSTIHERSWIVNGQRLKLYHGGSIERLTANLHLQDP; encoded by the exons ATGCCCCTCCAAAGTATCATTGAGGTAGAAGTTTTTGACTGCTGGGGTATTGACTTCGTAGGTCCACTTCCCTCATCTTATGGGAATGAATACATCCTTGTAGCTGTTGATTATGTGTccaaatgggttgaagcagTGGATGTCCCAAAGAATGTTGCCAAGATTGTT GTGTTGGGGCACTACAGTGTCACACACAAGGTGGCCTCACCATACCATCTCCAAATGAATGGTCAAGCTGAGGTTTTCAACAGGGAATTGAAGAAGATTCTAGAGAAAATTGTGGCCTCTACTAGAAGAGATTGGGCTATTAAGTTGGATGATTCATTGTGGGCTTATCGGATTGCCTTTAAAACCCCCATAGGTCTCTCTCcatttcaaatggtttatgcCAAAGCCTGCCACTTGCCAGTAGAAATGGAGCATAAGACATATTGGGCTTTGAAGTTCCTGAATTTCGATGAA GTGAAGGCATATCACGATAAAAAGTTGCTGAAGAAGGACCTCCAGCCAGGCCAACAAGTTCTACTCTTCAACTCAAGACTCAAGCTGTTTCTGGGCAAATTGAAGTCTAAATGGTCTGGACCATTTACCATTAAAGAAGTGAAGCCATACAGAGTAATGGAGTTAATGGATCCTCAATCAACTATTCATGAGAGAAGCTGGATTGTGAATGGGCAAAGATTGAAGTTATACCATGGTGGGAGCATTGAGAGATTAACCGCCAACTTGCATTTACAAGACCCATAG